TCCAGGGCGATAGGGAAGTTATAGGAGCGGCCGAGAAAAAGGAAGTCCTGGTGATTATGAAAGTTGCGGGCGAACTCAGTGTACCTTGGCTCGTCGCTCAACACCTGTTCCATCTGCTCGGGCAGCGCCTCGATGGCTTTAAATTTGCGTTTGATGTCCTTGGCTTTGAGATGGCCGCACTTCTGCCCCAGGAACAGTGCCAGCAGGTAGAGGGCTGCCAGTTGTGTGGTGAACGCCTTGGTGGAGGCGACGCCGATTTCCGGCCCGGCGTTGGTGTAGAGGACGCCGTGGGATTCGCGGGCAATGGAGCTGTCCACCACATTGCAGATGCAGATGACCTTGGCGCCGAGTTGCTTCGCATCCTTTAGTGCCGCCAGGGTATCGGCGGTCTCGCCGCTTTGACTGACGGGAACGACCAGGGTTGTGGGGTTGATGATTTTCGGGCGATAGCGATACTCGCTGGCAATATCAACCTCGACGGGAATCGCGGCATATTTCTCAATATAGTATTTTCCGATCATGGCGGCGTGCCAGCTGGTTCCACAGGCGACCAGCTGAATGCGCTCCACCGCGGCCAGGTCTCCATCGCTGAGGTGAATGTCACTGAGGAGTATTTCACCATCATCGTGCTTCCCCATGAGGGTGTCGCGAATGGCCCGTGGCTGCTCGTATATTTCCTTGAGCATAAAGTGCTTGTATCCACCTTTTTCCGCAGCGGATGGGCTCCAGGATACGGTTTTCACCGGCCGCTCAACCAGGACTCCGTTGTGATAAATCTGCACGGAGCCGGGAGTGACCAAAGCGATGTCTCCGTCTTCGAGGAACTGGAAATCGCGGGTGTGGGAGAGTACAGCGGGAATATCGCTGGCGATAAAGTGCTCATCTGCGCCTGTACCGATGACCAGAGGCGACTCTTTTTTGACGCAGACGATGGACTGGGGCGTCATGGTGTCCATGGCCACAATGGAAAAAGCTCCCTTGAGCTGTTTCACCGCAGCCATGACGGCTTCCAGAAAGTCGCCCTGATAGTGTTTGCGGATAAGGTGAGCGATGACTTCTGTGTCAGTCTGAGAGAGAAAGGTGTAGCCCTCTTTCTCCAGAGATGCCTTGAGTTTTTTGTGGTTTTCAATTATGCCATTATGGACCAGGTAAATGTTGTCGGACTGGTGGGGATGGGCATTGCTGACCGAAGGTTTTCCGTGGGTGGCCCAGCGGGTGTGGCCGATTCCCATGGAGCCGGGAAGGTGGCTGCTGGCCAGGAGTTTCTCCAGGTTCATCAGCTTGCCCTTTTCCTTGATGGTGGAACAGTTGCCGTCCTGCATGGTGGCGATACCGGCAGAGTCGTATCCGCGGTATTCCAGGCGCTTGAGTCCTTCCAGTATAATGGGCATGGCCGCCCGCGAGCCGGTATATCCGACGATTCCGCACATAGTGAACCTCTTTCTGGTCAGTCTGGTGCGGAGTATAGCATTACGGTGTCTTTTCAGGAACAGCAAATCTCGGGATGGTGGGTGCATGTGTCCGGAGCCGCTCCGGGACTCTGTTTGCAGGGAGGCGGGCGTGAGGAAGATTGTGTACAATGGACACTTCCAGTAGAAACCCGTTTTATTTCTTCGGGATTTCCTGTTGACAACGCAACGGTTTTCTGAGTAAATAACGAGATATTTTCGGCTTCTTCGAGTACTTATTCGAAAATATAACTTATTTTATTTTAAGGAGGCACCATGTCTGACCTGAAGTCAAGAGTGCGCGACGCGTCCCTTCATCACCTCTTCATGAAGCCCGAGGACACCATTCCCTTTTTCAAGCAAGCTGAAACCAAGCCCATGAACCTGGGTTGGTCCGGTTTTACTCCCGTTGGCTACCCCAAGGTGGTCCCCATTGCCATAGCCGAGCACGTAGAACGCAACAACCTGCAGGGGAAGTGGAAATTCAACCTGTTTATCGGTGCTTCCGTTGGTGCTGAAACCGAAGATCGCTGGGCAACCCTTGACATCATCGACCGCCGCTGGCCCTACCAGACCGGGAAAAACCTGGGCAAAGCCATCAACACCGGCAAGATCCGCATGGGTGACAAGCACCTCTCCATGTTCGCTCAGGACCTGAAGTACGGATTCTACACCAAGGATTCCGGTGGAAAGCTGGACGTGGCCATTATCGAAGCCTCCGGTATCACCGAAGAAGGTCATATCATCCTGGCCGGCTCCATCGGTGCCGCCCCTGAAATCATTGACATCGCGGAAAAGATTATCGTCGAAGTCAACACTGGCCTGCCCTCTTTTGAAGGTATGCACGATATCCTGATGACGGACCTGCCCCCCTACCGCAAAATTCTGCCTATTACTGACGTGCGTCAGCGTTGCGGCACTCCCTATGTTCCCACTGACAAGAGCAAAATCATCGCCATTGTCGAGTCAAAAATGCCTGATAACGGCCGTGCCCTGAAGGGAACCGATGAAGTTTCCCAGGCCATCGCCGATCATATCGTCGATTTCTTCCAGGCCGAAGTGAAGGCTGGACGTCTGCCCAAAAACCTGCTGCCCCTGCAGTCCGGCGTGGGTAATATCGCTAACGCCGTTGTCGGCGGCCTGACCGCTTCTCCCTTTGAAGACCTGGTGGTATTCACCGAGGTTCTCCAGGACACCTTCCTGCCCTTCCTGGACTCCGGCAAGTGCAAGTTCATCAACTGTACATCCCTGTCCCTTTCCAACGAAGGCTTCGCGGAGTGGTGGAGCAAGTACGACAAGTACAAGGAAATGGTTCTGATGCGTCCACAGCAGATATCCAACAACCCCGAGCTCATCCGTCGCCTTGGCGTTATCGGCATGAACACGCCGGTTGAGTTTGATATCTACGCCCACGCCAACTCCACCCTGGTGGGCGGAACCCGCATGATCAACGGTATCGGCGGTTCTGGTGATTTCGAGCGCAACGCGTATATCTCCATGATGCACTGCCCCTCTGTGCGCCCATCCAAGACCGACGAGTTCGGTATCTCCGGCGTGGTGCCCAAAGTACCCCACGTTGACCACACTGAGCACGATATTGACGTCCTGGTTACTGATCAGGGTCTGGCTGACCTGCGTGGGCTGGCTCCCAAGGATCGTGCCCGCGAGATCATCAACAAGTGTGCCCACCCCACGTACAAAGACTACCTCATGGAGTACCTGGAGCGCGCCGAAAAAACCACGGGCTACCACCACGAGCCCCAGCTCCTCGACGAGTGCTACAACATGCACATCAGCCTGGAGAAAAACGGAACCATGCGCTTCTGGGAAAAGTAACTCCCGCTTTGAGAACACACGGCAAGCCCCACGAAAGTGGGGCTTTTTTTATTGCATATCAGGCGTGATGTTTTCGATATGACATGGCAGCTGGATTTTCCGGGAAAAAAGAGGTAGAAAGGAGCGTTGCAGAAGCCATATCCGGGTTCGTATTTTTTTTGGTGAAGGTTTGCATGTATCTGAATGGCCAGCAGAGTATCGGGAAGCGACAGCAGTTTTTCATAGAGTTTTTTGGGCGTCTGGACTGGCTGCTGATATTTTTTACGCTCTCCCTTTGCGCCTATGGGATCCTGATGATATACACGTCATCCTATGACGCCCTGAATCAGCAGCCATCGGCGATGTTCTACAAACAGCTCACCTGGATCTGCATTGGTATTGTCGTCATGTTCGTCATGGCTTTTGTGGACTACCACTTCCTGGTGCGCTATGCCTATATCTGGTATTTGATCCTCCTGCTGATCCTCCTCTACGTTCTGATTCACGGCAGTGTTGGCATGGGTGCGCAGCGCTGGATACGCATTGGCGGGATTGGCATTCAGCCCAGTGAAATCGGCAAGCTGGTCATCGTGTTTACCATGGCCAAATATTTCTCCGATCTGCGCAAGGTTGGCAATCTCGCCCTCTTTGACCTGTGGAAGCCATTTGCCCTGGTGCTGATCCCCTTTCTGATGATCGCCAATCAGCCTGACCTGGGCACTTCCCTGATGTTTATCATGCTCTTTGCCATCATGGTTTTTGTGGCGGGCATTAACCTGAAACTGCTTTCGGCGGTGTTTGTCTTTACTCTGGCATCTCTACCGGTTTTGTGGAGCGCCATGAAACCCTATCAGAAGCGGCGTGTCCTGACGTTTCTCAACCCCGAGTCAGATCCCCATGGTGCGGGGTATCACATCATCCAGTCAAAAATTGCCATTGGTTCCGGCGGAATCTGGGGTAAAGGTTTGCTGGAAGGAACCCAGAGTCAGCTGCGCTTTTTGCCGGAGCGTCATACGGATTTCATCGGCAGCGTTATGGCGGAGGAGCTTGGGATGGTGGGTATGCTCATCTTTTTCGCGCTCTTTTTTCTGCTGATCCTGCGAGCCTTTGAGATAGCCCAGAGCTCCAAGGATCGCGAGGGGACCTTCCTGGCGGTGGGCATTATCTCTATTCTGGTGCTGCATGCGTTTGTCAATCTGGGGATGATCATGGGACTGCTGCCGGTGGTGGGAGTTCCCCTGCCCTTTATCTCCTATGGAGGCTCCAGTATGGTTGCGGTGCTGGCAGGCATCGGCATTCTGTTGAATATCCGCATCAGGCGCTTACGCCTGAATGCGGAAAGTGAAAAGTCACTGTTGATTTAGTTCAGTGAGCCCTTGTCTTCCATGGTATGGCCAAGCTCTTCTTGTATCGCACTCTTTTTACTGGTAGAGCTCAGGCTTGCGATCCCGGAAAACGGGGATCATCTGGCGCACTTCGTCGGATTTGGCGGGGTCTACCAGGCATATCAGCAACTCTTCCTGCTCTCCTGAGCCTTCAGCCAGCACCTTGCCCCAAGGGTCAACCACCAGAGAATGTCCCGCGAACTGCATCTTCTCGTGCAGGCGCCCCACATTATTGCAGCTGATGAAAAAAGCCTGGTTTTCAATGGCCCGAGCGATGCACAGGGTTCTGAAGTGATCCAGGCGCTCCATGGGCCACTGGCTCGGCAGAAATATCATGGCAGCCTTATCTACGGCCAGGGCGCGGAACATCTCGGGGAAGCGCAGGTCGTAGCAGATTCCCGCGCCATAGATGCCATTATCAGGGCTGTGTGCCAGGCCGCGGCTGTTGCCGCCGATCAGGTAGCGCTCCTCGCGCAGCAGGGTAAAGAGGTGAATCTTGTTGTATTCCAGCTCCTTGACCCCCCGGTTGTAGGAGCTCAGGTGATTATGGATGCCGGCCGGGGATTTTTTGAGCATGCTGCCGATGATGGTGCAGTTGTGTTGTCGGGAAAGTTCCGCGATCTGTTCCTCGATTTCGTCACACACCGGTGCCAGTTCCGCGAACTGTTTATTACAGAAGCCAGTGCTCCATAATTCAGGCAGCACATAGATCTGACAGTCGTTGGTGCGCAGGATGTGGCGCACCTTTTCCAGATTCTGAAAGGGTTCGGCTGTAACCACTTCCATCTGAAAGACACCAATTTTCATACTACGCCTCCTGGATGGTCAGTTGAAGATCCGCGACGCCTGCCACCGCAGCGTACACCAGGTCACCGGGCACCAGGGTGCCGACTCCGGCCGGGGTGCCGGTCAGAAGTACATCACCGGGATGCAGGGTAAAGTAGGTGCTGGCATGGGCCACCAGTTTCGCGATATCGTGAATCATCTGCTGTGTCGTCCCCTGCTGGCGGCGCTGGCCATTGACGTCCAGGATCAGTTCCAGGGGAAAGTGCGGGTTCACCTCTGCTGCGCTGACAAAAGGGGAGAGCGCGCAGGAACCATCGTAGGCCTTGGCCTTTTCCCAGGGAAGCCCAGCGGCCTTAAGTGCGCGCTGCACATCACGGGCTGTGAAATCAAGACCCACAGCATAGCCGTCAACCATGGCGAGGGCCTTATCCACGTGGACGCGTGAGCACTGGTGTCCGATTCGCACTGCCAGTTCCACTTCGTGCTGCAGGTCGTTGGTCCAGGCGGGTTTGGGTACTGCAGCCCCCGCTGGTACCAGTGCGGAGTTTGGTTTCAGGAAGAAGACGGGTTCTTCGGGCACGCCATCTCCCATCTCTTTGGCATGCTCCAGGTAATTTTTGGCAACGCAGAGGATTTTTTGCGGGATGAATGAGCGTCCGTCTTTCCAGTGGGCCGATATCATAGAAACTCCTTTCGGATAAGTATTTCAGGAAATCGAAAAAGCCCC
This portion of the Desulfurispirillum indicum S5 genome encodes:
- the glmS gene encoding glutamine--fructose-6-phosphate transaminase (isomerizing) produces the protein MCGIVGYTGSRAAMPIILEGLKRLEYRGYDSAGIATMQDGNCSTIKEKGKLMNLEKLLASSHLPGSMGIGHTRWATHGKPSVSNAHPHQSDNIYLVHNGIIENHKKLKASLEKEGYTFLSQTDTEVIAHLIRKHYQGDFLEAVMAAVKQLKGAFSIVAMDTMTPQSIVCVKKESPLVIGTGADEHFIASDIPAVLSHTRDFQFLEDGDIALVTPGSVQIYHNGVLVERPVKTVSWSPSAAEKGGYKHFMLKEIYEQPRAIRDTLMGKHDDGEILLSDIHLSDGDLAAVERIQLVACGTSWHAAMIGKYYIEKYAAIPVEVDIASEYRYRPKIINPTTLVVPVSQSGETADTLAALKDAKQLGAKVICICNVVDSSIARESHGVLYTNAGPEIGVASTKAFTTQLAALYLLALFLGQKCGHLKAKDIKRKFKAIEALPEQMEQVLSDEPRYTEFARNFHNHQDFLFLGRSYNFPIALEGALKLKEISYIHAEGYAAGEMKHGPIALIDKEMPVVVVATASEVYEKTISNIEEVMARNGLVIAITNPDNQLSGAVENFVVPEVDEELSPLVNAIPMQFLAYHIADYKGCDVDQPRNLAKSVTVE
- a CDS encoding acetyl-CoA hydrolase/transferase C-terminal domain-containing protein, yielding MSDLKSRVRDASLHHLFMKPEDTIPFFKQAETKPMNLGWSGFTPVGYPKVVPIAIAEHVERNNLQGKWKFNLFIGASVGAETEDRWATLDIIDRRWPYQTGKNLGKAINTGKIRMGDKHLSMFAQDLKYGFYTKDSGGKLDVAIIEASGITEEGHIILAGSIGAAPEIIDIAEKIIVEVNTGLPSFEGMHDILMTDLPPYRKILPITDVRQRCGTPYVPTDKSKIIAIVESKMPDNGRALKGTDEVSQAIADHIVDFFQAEVKAGRLPKNLLPLQSGVGNIANAVVGGLTASPFEDLVVFTEVLQDTFLPFLDSGKCKFINCTSLSLSNEGFAEWWSKYDKYKEMVLMRPQQISNNPELIRRLGVIGMNTPVEFDIYAHANSTLVGGTRMINGIGGSGDFERNAYISMMHCPSVRPSKTDEFGISGVVPKVPHVDHTEHDIDVLVTDQGLADLRGLAPKDRAREIINKCAHPTYKDYLMEYLERAEKTTGYHHEPQLLDECYNMHISLEKNGTMRFWEK
- the rodA gene encoding rod shape-determining protein RodA — translated: MYLNGQQSIGKRQQFFIEFFGRLDWLLIFFTLSLCAYGILMIYTSSYDALNQQPSAMFYKQLTWICIGIVVMFVMAFVDYHFLVRYAYIWYLILLLILLYVLIHGSVGMGAQRWIRIGGIGIQPSEIGKLVIVFTMAKYFSDLRKVGNLALFDLWKPFALVLIPFLMIANQPDLGTSLMFIMLFAIMVFVAGINLKLLSAVFVFTLASLPVLWSAMKPYQKRRVLTFLNPESDPHGAGYHIIQSKIAIGSGGIWGKGLLEGTQSQLRFLPERHTDFIGSVMAEELGMVGMLIFFALFFLLILRAFEIAQSSKDREGTFLAVGIISILVLHAFVNLGMIMGLLPVVGVPLPFISYGGSSMVAVLAGIGILLNIRIRRLRLNAESEKSLLI
- a CDS encoding nitrilase-related carbon-nitrogen hydrolase; translation: MKIGVFQMEVVTAEPFQNLEKVRHILRTNDCQIYVLPELWSTGFCNKQFAELAPVCDEIEEQIAELSRQHNCTIIGSMLKKSPAGIHNHLSSYNRGVKELEYNKIHLFTLLREERYLIGGNSRGLAHSPDNGIYGAGICYDLRFPEMFRALAVDKAAMIFLPSQWPMERLDHFRTLCIARAIENQAFFISCNNVGRLHEKMQFAGHSLVVDPWGKVLAEGSGEQEELLICLVDPAKSDEVRQMIPVFRDRKPELYQ
- a CDS encoding fumarylacetoacetate hydrolase family protein, translated to MISAHWKDGRSFIPQKILCVAKNYLEHAKEMGDGVPEEPVFFLKPNSALVPAGAAVPKPAWTNDLQHEVELAVRIGHQCSRVHVDKALAMVDGYAVGLDFTARDVQRALKAAGLPWEKAKAYDGSCALSPFVSAAEVNPHFPLELILDVNGQRRQQGTTQQMIHDIAKLVAHASTYFTLHPGDVLLTGTPAGVGTLVPGDLVYAAVAGVADLQLTIQEA